The Gloeobacter violaceus PCC 7421 DNA window GGCTACGACCGGGGCCACCTGGTGCCCTCGGCGGACCGCACGGTAACTGCGGCGGACAACTCGGCGACTTTTTTGATGACCAATATGACTCCTCAGGCCCCGGATCTCAACCGCGGCCCCTGGGAAAAACTCGAAAGCTACTGCCGCGAACTGGTCGCGGCGGGGAAGGAACTTTACATCGTGGCCGGGGGTAGCGGGGAACTTGGGAAAATCGGCGGGGGCAAAATATCTGTTCCCGCGCGCCACTGGAAGGTGATCGTCGTGCTCGATGCGCCGGTGACAAGCCTCGCAAGTGTGACCGGACGCACGCGGGTGATCGCCGTGGACATGCCCAACACCTCCGGGATCAAAGAAGTGGGCTGGCGCGAATTTCGGGTGAATGTCGACCGCATCGAAGCGGCCACCGGCTACAACCTACTCTCGGGCGTGCCAAAGAACATCCAGGCGTTACTCGAAAGCCGCTTGGACAATCGGTAAGTTTTCAGTTGCACAGGCAACGCCAGGCGAGCGGGAAACCCTTGCGATCAATCGTTTTCACCCTGACACCCGGCACCTGCTCTAAGTTTCGACGATCCGGGTTTTGAGGCCGCTCAGGGTGCCCTCCTGGTTGAGGCCGACGATGTAAACATCAGCTTCGACACCGCCCACCCGATAGACTTTGATCTCGTCCAAAGCGTTTTTGAGGGTGCCAAGCAGTGCCTGGAACCGTTGGGCGGTGGCCCGCTGCCGAGGCTCCTGCCAGTCCGCCTCGCGGCAAGCTGGTGCAAAGAACGCATCGAGATCCAGTGCGCTGACGGCCATATCCGGAGGGTGACCCGTGTTTTCCAGCAATTGCTCTGGGTTCAACTCGAAGACGGGCCACTCGAACGCTTCGAAGGGCGCATCGGTCTCGCTTGGAAACAGTAATCCGTGGGCGGCGCGCTCCAACTCGGCGGCGGCACCCTGCGGCGGGAAGGTGGGCTGGGAAAAGTCTGGTTCCATGGGTTCAAGTTGGTGCTGATGCCAGGATACCGAAGTCTTCCAACAACGAAGATTTAAACACTCGCAAGCAATACCGCCGGGAGAATCGCCCGCACAGGACTGGCTGCATAATCTTTTAAGTCGCGGGTGCAAACGAATTGGGCATTGACCCCCACGGCCGCCATCGCTGTTACTGCATCTTTGAAGTCCTCAAAAGGGGAAACGAGTGCACCCCGGATACCGGCGTCATCAACGGCCGCCACCGTC harbors:
- a CDS encoding nuclease A inhibitor family protein, yielding MEPDFSQPTFPPQGAAAELERAAHGLLFPSETDAPFEAFEWPVFELNPEQLLENTGHPPDMAVSALDLDAFFAPACREADWQEPRQRATAQRFQALLGTLKNALDEIKVYRVGGVEADVYIVGLNQEGTLSGLKTRIVET